In the Anoplopoma fimbria isolate UVic2021 breed Golden Eagle Sablefish chromosome 7, Afim_UVic_2022, whole genome shotgun sequence genome, one interval contains:
- the klc2 gene encoding kinesin light chain 2, whose translation MSAMVYPREEALERLSQDEIVLNTKAVMQGLETLRGEHAQLLNSLLDCTQPPAAQEKSGLLRKSMEAIELGLGEAQVIIALSSHLSAVESEKQKLRAQVRRLCQENQWLRDELAGTQHKLQRSEQSVAQLEEEKKHLEFMNQIKKFDDDVSPSEEKSQSSGGGGGGGDTSKDSLDDLFPNDDDQGPAQPSGEVAAQQGGYEIPARLRTLHNLVIQYASQGRYEVAVPLCKQALEDLEKTSGHDHPDVATMLNILALVYRDQNKYKEAAHLLNDALAIREKTLGKDHPAVAATLNNLAVLYGKRGKYKEAEPLCKRALEIREKVLGKYHPDVAKQLNNLALLCQNQGKYDEVEYYYRRALEIYESKLGADDPNVAKTKNNLATCYLKQGKFKDAESLYKEILTRAHEKEFGSVNNDNKPIWMHAEEREESKGKRKDSGPYVEYGSWYKACKVDSPTVNTTLKSLGALYRRQGKLEAAETLEECASKSRKQGIDAINQSKVVELLKDGGAGGGDRRHSREGSNGPGGQRGESEGDDPAEWNGDGNGSLRRSGSFGKIRDALRRSSEMLVKKLQGSGPQEPRNPGMKRASSLNFLNKSTEETTQDTNPGLSDCRGLSASNVDLSRRSSLIG comes from the exons ATGTCCGCTATGGTGTATCCACGTGAAGAAGCCCTGGAGCGACTGAGTCAGGATGAGATCGTCCTCAACACCAAGGCCGTCATGCAGGGCCTGGAGACGCTGCGCGGCGAACACGCCCAGCTCCTCAACTCGCTGCTGGACTGCACCCAGCCACCCGCCGCCCAGGAGAAATCTGGGCTGCTTCGCAAGAGCATGGAGGCCATCGAGCTCGGCCTGGGAGAGGCACAG GTGATCATCGCCCTGTCCAGCCACCTGAGCGCGGTGGAGTCGGAGAAGCAGAAGCTGCGGGCTCAGGTGCGTCGGCTCTGCCAGGAGAACCAGTGGCTGCGGGACGAGCTGGCGGGAACGCAGCACAAGCTGCAGCGCAGCGAGCAGAGCGTggcccagctggaggaggagaagaagcacCTGGAGTTCATGAACCAGATCAAGAAGTTCGACGACGACGTCTCGCCCTCGGAGGAGAAGAGCCAGAGCTCCGGgggcggaggaggtggaggagacacTTCAAAGGACAGTCTGGACGACTTGTTCCCCAACGACGATGACCAGGGACCAg CCCAGCCCAGCGGAGAGGTGGCGGCCCAGCAGGGAGGCTACGAGATCCCGGCCCGCCTCCGGACGCTCCACAACCTGGTGATCCAGTACGCCTCTCAGGGGAGGTACGAGGTGGCGGTGCCGCTCTGCAAACAGGCCCTGGAGGACCTGGAGAAGACGTCCGGACACGACCACCCAGACGTGGCCACCATGCTCAACATCCTGGCTCTGGTGTACAG GGATCAGAACAAGTACAAAGAAGCGGCTCACCTCCTGAATGACGCGCTGGCCATCAGGGAGAAGACGCTGGGGAAGGATCATCCAGCTGTGGCCGCAACCCTCAACAACCTGGCTGTGCTGTACGGGAAGAGGGGGAAGTACAAGGAGGCCGAACCTCTCTGCAAGAGAGCGCTGGAGATCAGAGAGAAG GTGTTGGGGAAGTATCACCCGGATGTAGCCAAGCAGCTGAACAACTTGGCCCTGCTGTGTCAGAACCAGGGCAAGTACGACGAGGTGGAGTACTACTACAGACGGGCCCTGGAGATCTACGAGTCCAAACTGGGAGCCGACGACCCCAACGTGGCCAAGACCAAAAATAACCTG GCTACCTGCTACCTGAAGCAGGGGAAGTTCAAAGACGCTGAGTCTCTGTACAAAGAGATCCTGACCAGGGCACACGAGAAGGAGTTTGGATCCGTCAACA ATGACAACAAGCCGATCTGGATGCacgcagaggagagagaggagagcaag GGTAAGCGCAAGGACTCTGGCCCGTATGTGGAGTATGGCAGCTGGTATAAGGCCTGCAAAGTGGACAG CCCCACCGTGAACACAACCCTCAAAAGCCTGGGAGCTTTGTACCGTCGCCAGGGCAAACTAGAGGCGGCAGAAACTCTGGAGGAGTGCGCCAGCAAGTCACGTAAACAG GGTATCGATGCCATTAACCAGAGTAAGGTGGTGGAGCTGCTGAAGGACGGGGGAGCCGGAGGGGGAGACAGACGACACAGCAGGGAGGGAAGTAACGGACCAGGGGGACAGCGGGGGGAGAGCGAGGGCGACGACCCTGCTGAGTGGAACGGG GACGGCAACGGGTCTCTGCGTCGCAGCGGCTCCTTCGGGAAGATTCGTGACGCCCTGAGGAGGAGCAGCGAGATGCTGGTGAAGAAGCTGCAGGGGAGCGGACCTCAAGAACCCCGCAACCCAGG AATGAAGAGAGCAAGCTCCCTCAACTTCCTCAACAAGAGCACTGAGGAGACCACACag GACACAAATCCCGGACTCTCGGACTGCAGGGGACTGAGCGCCAGCAACGTGGACCTATCCAGACGCAGCTCCCTGATTGGCTAG
- the prkd4 gene encoding protein kinase D4 isoform X2, producing MTPSSPTSLTTPALVQFQLGLFREVVRVPASNRSYRHAKRLAADIIEHKAPDYNVVGVGEKILLFRHQSASEQLLQRLTDQDELQDGDFIEVIIAGSASVTEMRIRPHTLVVQSYRTPTFCHHCGEMLWGLVRQGLKCDGCGLDFHKRCAFQLPNDCSRARRQVSTSLSLFPPRRPRTHSLSNQAGGSLEEISMTKPSSRPPSWAEPPVWLGIGYGDVSKAQVPHTFHIHSYTKPTVCQYCHRLLKGLFRQGLQCSDCRFNCHRRCELLVPRDCPGERRGLNGESEPALPGESTAAGHSCPPEPDDGDSELTSTTTLELSDDEMSTDGDWTAETKEDEQLREPMSPCFSSNIPLMRLIQSVHHSKKRAGGVLREGWLLHHTNTDTLRKRHYWILDWKSITLYQNESSTKYYKEITLSEVLQVRGPAQLTVPLLPGNSAHTLEVETSSLVYCVAAGGSGAAWESAIRQALMPVQSSGGCGEESRDKDSCSDGVDISSVYQIYTDEVLGSGQFGVVYKGTHRKSGRPVAIKVIDKTRFPNKLERQLRNEVAILQNLSHLGVVLLEGMFESVEYVFVVMEKLHGDMLEVILSSERGRLPERNTRFLVAQILEALRYLHFKHIAHCDLKPENVLLASADPFPQVKLCDFGFARIIGEKSFRRSVVGTPAYLAPEVISNSGYNRSLDMWSVGVIMYVSLSGTFPYNEDEDIRQQITNAAFMYPRQPWASISLEAVSLINNLLQVSVRRRFSVGKTLGHPWLQDFQLWCDLRGFEHKVGLRYLTHCGDEERWIRYAQERGLDYPPNLCWDPDKYPDM from the exons A TGACTCCCTCCAGTCCCACCAGTCTCACGACGCCGGCTCTGGTCCAGTTCCAGCTCGGCCTCTTCAGGGAGGTGGTTCGAGTCCCCGCCAGCAACCGGAGCTATCGCCATGCCAAGAGGCTGGCTGCAGACATCATAGAGCACAAG gctcCAGACTACAACGTGGTCGGTGTCGGGGAGAAGATTCTTCTGTTCAGACATCAGTCGGCCTcggagcagctgctgcagcgtCTGACGGACCAGGACGAGCTGCAGGATGGAGACTTCATCGAGGTCATCATCGCAG GATCAGCCTCGGTGACCGAGATGAGGATCCGTCCACACACACTGGTGGTCCAATCGTACCGGACTCCCACTTTCTGCCACCACTGTGGAGAAATGCTGTGGGGCCTCGTTCGGCAGGGACTCAAATGTGACG GTTGTGGACTGGACTTTCATAAACGTTGTGCTTTCCAGTTGCCCAATGACTGTAGTCGAGCGCGGCGTCAGGTTAGCACAAGCCTCTCCCTGTTTCCTCCCCGACGACCCCGAACCCACTCACTGTCCAATCAGGCCGGAGGCAGCCTGGAAGAG ATCAGCATGACCAAACCCTCGTCCAGGCCCCCGTCCTGGGCAGAGCCCCCCGTCTGGCTGGGAATCGGCTACGGCGACGTGAGCAAGGCTCAGGTCCCTCACACCTTCCACATCCACAGCTACACCAAACCCACCGTGTGCCAGTACTGCCACCGGCTGCTCAAGGGGCTCTTCAGACAGGGGCTGCAGTGCTCAG ACTGCCGGTTTAACTGCCACCGGCGCTGTGAGCTGCTGGTCCCCAGAGACTGtccaggagagaggaggggccTCAACGGGGAAAGTGAGCCGGCGCTCCCTGGAG AATCCACAGCAGCGGGTCACAGCTGCCCACCAGAACCAGATGACGGTGATTCAGAGCTCACCAGCACGACAACACTAGAACTCTCTGACGATGAGATGTCCACAGACGGAGACTGGACGGCTGAGACGAAGGAGGACGAGCAGCTACGGGAACCGATGAG TCCGTGTTTCAGCAGCAACATCCCTCTGATGAGGCTCATCCAGTCGGTGCATCACTCAAAGAAGAGAGCAGGTGGAGTCCTGAGAGAGGGATGGCTGCTGCATCACACCAACACTGACACActg AGGAAACGTCATTACTGGATCCTGGACTGGAAGAGCATCACTCTGTACCAGAACGAGAGCAGCACCAAGTACTACAAG gAGATCACTCTGTCCGAGGTGCTGCAGGTCCGAGGCCCCGCCCAGCTCACCGTCCCCTTGTTGCCGGGCAACAGCGCCCACACCTTGGAGGTGGAGACATCCTCGCTGGTGTACTGCGTGGCGGCCGGAGGGAGCGGTGCGGCCTGGGAGAGCGCCATCCGTCAGGCTCTGATGCCCGTGCAGAGCAGCGGGGGATGCGGCGAGGAGAGCCGGG ATAAAGATTCATGCAGTGACGGCGTG gacaTCAGCTCGGTGTATCAGATCTACACAGACGAGGTGCTCGGCTCGGGACAGTTTGGAGTCGTGTACAAAG GTACTCACAGGAAGTCGGGTCGGCCGGTCGCCATCAAAGTCATCGACAAGACGCGTTTCCCCAACAAACTGGAGAGACAGCTGAGGAACGAAGTCGCCATCCTACAG AATCTGTCCCACCTCGGTGTGGTTCTGTTGGAGGGGATGTTTGAGTCGGTGGAGTACGTCTTCGTCGTCATGGAGAAGCTCCACGGAGACATGCTGGAGGTGATCCTGTCCAGTGAGCGAGGCCGACTCCCTGAACGCAACACCCGCTTCCTGGTCGCTCAG ATCCTGGAGGCTCTGCGGTATCTGCACTTCAAACACATCGCTCACTGTGACCTCAAACCTGAGAACGTGCTGCTGGCCTCTGCGGACCCTTTTCCTCAG GTGAAGCTGTGCGACTTCGGCTTCGCCCGCATCATCGGAGAGAAGTCCTTCCGGCGCTCGGTGGTGGGCACGCCGGCCTACCTGGCGCCCGAGGTGATCAGCAACAGCGGCTACAACCGCTCCCTGGACATGTGGTCCGTGGGCGTCATCATGTACGTGAGCCTGAGCGGCACGTTCCCCTACAACGAGGACGAGGACATCAGACAGCAGATCACCAACGCCGCCTTCATGTACCCACGACAACCGTGGGCCTCCATCTCTCTGGAGG CTGTGAGTCTCATCAATAACCTGCTGCAGGTGTCGGTCAGACGGAGGTTCAGCGTGGGAAAAACACTGGGACACCCGTGGCTGCAG GACTTCCAGCTGTGGTGTGACCTCAGGGGGTTCGAGCATAAGGTGGGCTTGAGGTATCTGACGCACTGCGGTGACGAGGAGCGCTGGATACGCTACGCCCAGGAGAGAGGCCTGGACTACCCGCCCAACCTCTGCTGGGACCCCGACAAATACCCCGACATGTGA
- the prkd4 gene encoding protein kinase D4 isoform X1, producing MFAVTPSSPTSLTTPALVQFQLGLFREVVRVPASNRSYRHAKRLAADIIEHKAPDYNVVGVGEKILLFRHQSASEQLLQRLTDQDELQDGDFIEVIIAGSASVTEMRIRPHTLVVQSYRTPTFCHHCGEMLWGLVRQGLKCDGCGLDFHKRCAFQLPNDCSRARRQVSTSLSLFPPRRPRTHSLSNQAGGSLEEISMTKPSSRPPSWAEPPVWLGIGYGDVSKAQVPHTFHIHSYTKPTVCQYCHRLLKGLFRQGLQCSDCRFNCHRRCELLVPRDCPGERRGLNGESEPALPGESTAAGHSCPPEPDDGDSELTSTTTLELSDDEMSTDGDWTAETKEDEQLREPMSPCFSSNIPLMRLIQSVHHSKKRAGGVLREGWLLHHTNTDTLRKRHYWILDWKSITLYQNESSTKYYKEITLSEVLQVRGPAQLTVPLLPGNSAHTLEVETSSLVYCVAAGGSGAAWESAIRQALMPVQSSGGCGEESRDKDSCSDGVDISSVYQIYTDEVLGSGQFGVVYKGTHRKSGRPVAIKVIDKTRFPNKLERQLRNEVAILQNLSHLGVVLLEGMFESVEYVFVVMEKLHGDMLEVILSSERGRLPERNTRFLVAQILEALRYLHFKHIAHCDLKPENVLLASADPFPQVKLCDFGFARIIGEKSFRRSVVGTPAYLAPEVISNSGYNRSLDMWSVGVIMYVSLSGTFPYNEDEDIRQQITNAAFMYPRQPWASISLEAVSLINNLLQVSVRRRFSVGKTLGHPWLQDFQLWCDLRGFEHKVGLRYLTHCGDEERWIRYAQERGLDYPPNLCWDPDKYPDM from the exons ATGTTCGCAGTGACTCCCTCCAGTCCCACCAGTCTCACGACGCCGGCTCTGGTCCAGTTCCAGCTCGGCCTCTTCAGGGAGGTGGTTCGAGTCCCCGCCAGCAACCGGAGCTATCGCCATGCCAAGAGGCTGGCTGCAGACATCATAGAGCACAAG gctcCAGACTACAACGTGGTCGGTGTCGGGGAGAAGATTCTTCTGTTCAGACATCAGTCGGCCTcggagcagctgctgcagcgtCTGACGGACCAGGACGAGCTGCAGGATGGAGACTTCATCGAGGTCATCATCGCAG GATCAGCCTCGGTGACCGAGATGAGGATCCGTCCACACACACTGGTGGTCCAATCGTACCGGACTCCCACTTTCTGCCACCACTGTGGAGAAATGCTGTGGGGCCTCGTTCGGCAGGGACTCAAATGTGACG GTTGTGGACTGGACTTTCATAAACGTTGTGCTTTCCAGTTGCCCAATGACTGTAGTCGAGCGCGGCGTCAGGTTAGCACAAGCCTCTCCCTGTTTCCTCCCCGACGACCCCGAACCCACTCACTGTCCAATCAGGCCGGAGGCAGCCTGGAAGAG ATCAGCATGACCAAACCCTCGTCCAGGCCCCCGTCCTGGGCAGAGCCCCCCGTCTGGCTGGGAATCGGCTACGGCGACGTGAGCAAGGCTCAGGTCCCTCACACCTTCCACATCCACAGCTACACCAAACCCACCGTGTGCCAGTACTGCCACCGGCTGCTCAAGGGGCTCTTCAGACAGGGGCTGCAGTGCTCAG ACTGCCGGTTTAACTGCCACCGGCGCTGTGAGCTGCTGGTCCCCAGAGACTGtccaggagagaggaggggccTCAACGGGGAAAGTGAGCCGGCGCTCCCTGGAG AATCCACAGCAGCGGGTCACAGCTGCCCACCAGAACCAGATGACGGTGATTCAGAGCTCACCAGCACGACAACACTAGAACTCTCTGACGATGAGATGTCCACAGACGGAGACTGGACGGCTGAGACGAAGGAGGACGAGCAGCTACGGGAACCGATGAG TCCGTGTTTCAGCAGCAACATCCCTCTGATGAGGCTCATCCAGTCGGTGCATCACTCAAAGAAGAGAGCAGGTGGAGTCCTGAGAGAGGGATGGCTGCTGCATCACACCAACACTGACACActg AGGAAACGTCATTACTGGATCCTGGACTGGAAGAGCATCACTCTGTACCAGAACGAGAGCAGCACCAAGTACTACAAG gAGATCACTCTGTCCGAGGTGCTGCAGGTCCGAGGCCCCGCCCAGCTCACCGTCCCCTTGTTGCCGGGCAACAGCGCCCACACCTTGGAGGTGGAGACATCCTCGCTGGTGTACTGCGTGGCGGCCGGAGGGAGCGGTGCGGCCTGGGAGAGCGCCATCCGTCAGGCTCTGATGCCCGTGCAGAGCAGCGGGGGATGCGGCGAGGAGAGCCGGG ATAAAGATTCATGCAGTGACGGCGTG gacaTCAGCTCGGTGTATCAGATCTACACAGACGAGGTGCTCGGCTCGGGACAGTTTGGAGTCGTGTACAAAG GTACTCACAGGAAGTCGGGTCGGCCGGTCGCCATCAAAGTCATCGACAAGACGCGTTTCCCCAACAAACTGGAGAGACAGCTGAGGAACGAAGTCGCCATCCTACAG AATCTGTCCCACCTCGGTGTGGTTCTGTTGGAGGGGATGTTTGAGTCGGTGGAGTACGTCTTCGTCGTCATGGAGAAGCTCCACGGAGACATGCTGGAGGTGATCCTGTCCAGTGAGCGAGGCCGACTCCCTGAACGCAACACCCGCTTCCTGGTCGCTCAG ATCCTGGAGGCTCTGCGGTATCTGCACTTCAAACACATCGCTCACTGTGACCTCAAACCTGAGAACGTGCTGCTGGCCTCTGCGGACCCTTTTCCTCAG GTGAAGCTGTGCGACTTCGGCTTCGCCCGCATCATCGGAGAGAAGTCCTTCCGGCGCTCGGTGGTGGGCACGCCGGCCTACCTGGCGCCCGAGGTGATCAGCAACAGCGGCTACAACCGCTCCCTGGACATGTGGTCCGTGGGCGTCATCATGTACGTGAGCCTGAGCGGCACGTTCCCCTACAACGAGGACGAGGACATCAGACAGCAGATCACCAACGCCGCCTTCATGTACCCACGACAACCGTGGGCCTCCATCTCTCTGGAGG CTGTGAGTCTCATCAATAACCTGCTGCAGGTGTCGGTCAGACGGAGGTTCAGCGTGGGAAAAACACTGGGACACCCGTGGCTGCAG GACTTCCAGCTGTGGTGTGACCTCAGGGGGTTCGAGCATAAGGTGGGCTTGAGGTATCTGACGCACTGCGGTGACGAGGAGCGCTGGATACGCTACGCCCAGGAGAGAGGCCTGGACTACCCGCCCAACCTCTGCTGGGACCCCGACAAATACCCCGACATGTGA
- the actn3b gene encoding alpha-actinin-3b, translating into MTAVETHMTYSNSYTINEEQVYMTQEDDWDRDLLLDPAWEKQQRKTFTAWCNSHLRKAGTQIENIEEDFRNGLKLMLLLEVISGERLPKPDKGKMRFHKIANVNKALDFICSKGVKLVSIGAEEIVDGNAKMTLGMIWTIILRFAIQDISVEETSAKEGLLLWCQRKTAPYRNVNVQNFHISWKDGLALCALIHRHRPDLIDYSKLRKDDPIGNLNTAFEVAEKFLDIPKMLDAEDIVNTPKPDEKAIMTYVSCFYHAFAGAEQAETAANRICKVLAVNQENEKLMEEYEKLASELLEWIRRTIPWLENRTAEQTMRSMQQKLEDFRDYRRIHKPPRVQEKCQLEINFNTLQTKLRLSNRPAFMPSEGKMVSDIANAWKGLEGVEKGYEEWLLTEIRRLERLDHLAEKFKQKCSMHESWTGGKEDLLSQKDYESASLMEIRALMRKHEAFESDLAAHQDRVEQIAAIAQELNELDYHDAATVNTRCQGICDQWDNLGTLTQKRRDALERVEKLWETIDQLYLEFAKRAAPFNNWMDGAMEDLQDMFIVHSIEEIQSLITAHDQFKATLPEADKERMATMGIHNEILKIAQTYGIKLSGINPYTNLSPQDISTKWDAVKHLVPLRDQMLQEEVARQQANERLRRQFAAQANIIGPWIQTKMEEISHVSVDIAGSLEEQMNSLKQYEQNIINYKSNIDKLEGDHQLSQESLIFDNKHTNYTMEHVRVGWEQLLTTIARTINEVENQILTRDAKGISQEQLNEFRASFNHFDRKRNGMMDPDDFRACLISMGYDLGEVEFARIMTLVDPNNTGVVTFQAFIDFMTRETAETDTAEQVMASFKILASDKNYITVDELRRELPPDQAEYCISRMTRYIGVDGSTGALDYISFSSALYGESDL; encoded by the exons aCCTTCACAGCTTGGTGTAACTCCCACTTGAGGAAGGCCGGTACACAGATTGAGAACATTGAAGAGGATTTTAGAAATGGCCTCAAActcatgctgctgctggaggtcataTCAG gTGAGAGGCTGCCCAAACCCGACAAAGGCAAGATGCGTTTCCACAAGATCGCCAACGTGAACAAAGCTCTGGACTTCATCTGCAGCAAGGGGGTCAAGCTGGTGTCTATCGGTGCTGAGG aaatCGTTGACGGTAACGCCAAGATGACCCTTGGTATGATCTGGACCATCATCCTGCGCTTTGCCATCCAGGACATCTCTGTggaag AGACCTCTGCTAAGGAGGGTCTGCTGCTGTGGTGCCAGAGGAAGACTGCCCCCTACAGGAACGTCAACGTGCAGAACTTCCACATCAG TTGGAAGGACGGCCTGGCTCTGTGCGCCCTCATCCACAGACACAGACCTGACCTCATTGACTACTCCAAACTGAGAAAG GATGACCCCATTGGTAACCTGAACACTGCTTTCGAGGTGGCTGAGAAGTTCCTGGACATCCCCAAGATGCTTGACGCTGAAG atATTGTGAACACACCCAAACCTGATGAGAAGGCCATCATGACCTATGTGTCCTGCTTCTACCACGCTTTTGCTGGTGCTGAGCAG GCTGAAACTGCTGCCAACCGTATCTGCAAGGTGCTGGCTGTGAACCAGGAGAATGAGAAACTGATGGAGGAGTACGAGAAGCTGGCCAGCGAG CTGCTGGAATGGATCCGCCGCACCATCCCCTGGCTGGAGAACCGCACGGCCGAGCAGACCATGCGCTCCATGCAGCAGAAGCTGGAGGATTTCCGAGACTACCGCCGCATCCACAAGCCACCTCGCGTGCAGGAAAAATGCCAATTGGAGATCAACTTCAACACCCTGCAGACCAAGCTGAGGCTTAGCAACAGGCCCGCCTTCATGCCGTCTGAGGGCAAGATGGTGTCG GATATTGCCAATGCCTGGAAGGGTCTGGAGGGGGTGGAGAAGGGCTACGAGGAGTGGCTGCTGACCGAGATCCGCCGTCTGGAGAGACTCGACCACCTGGCTGAGAAGTTCAAGCAGAAGTGCTCCATGCACGAGTCCTGGACTGGAG GTAAGGAGGACCTGCTGTCCCAGAAGGACTACGAGTCGGCCTCTCTGATGGAGATCAGAGCCCTGATGAGGAAGCACGAGGCTTTTGAGAGCGACCTCGCCGCCCACCAGGACAGAGTGGAGCAGATCGCCGCCATCGCCCAGGAGCTGAA TGAGCTGGACTACCATGATGCCGCCACAGTCAACACCCGCTGCCAGGGCATCTGTGACCAGTGGGACAACCTGGGCACCCTCACCCAGAAGAGGAGGGACGCACTGGAG cgcGTGGAGAAGCTGTGGGAGACCATCGACCAGCTTTACCTGGAGTTCGCCAAGAGGGCGGCGCCCTTCAACAACTGGATGGACGGAGCCATGGAGGACCTGCAGGACATGTTCATCGTCCACAGCATCGAGGAGATCCAG AGTCTGATCACCGCTCACGACCAGTTCAAGGCCACTCTGCCCGAGGCCGACAAGGAGCGCATGGCCACCATGGGCATCCACAACGAGATCCTGAAGATCGCCCAGACCTACGGCATCAAGCTGTCCGGAATCAACCCTTACACCAACCTCTCCCCCCAGGACATCAGCACTAAGTGGGACGCT GTGAAGCACCTTGTTCCCCTCAGGGACCAAATGCTCCAGGAGGAGGTGGCCAGACAGCAAGCCAACGAGAGACTGAGGCGCCAGTTTGCCGCCCAGGCCAACATCATCGGACCCTGGATTCAAACCAAGATGGAG GAGATCAGCCACGTGTCCGTGGACATCGCCGGCTCTCTGGAGGAACAGATGAACAGCCTGAAGCAGTACGAGCAGAACATCATCAACTACAAATCCAACATCGACAAGCTGGAGGGAGACCACCAGCTCAGCCAGGAGTCCCTCATCTTCGACAACAAGCACACCAACTACACCATGGAG CATGTGCGTGTGGGCTGGGAGCAGCTGCTCACCACCATCGCCAGAACCATCAACGAGGTGGAGAACCAGATCCTGACCCGCGACGCCAAGGGCATCAGCCAGGAACAGCTCAACGAGTTCAGGGCCTCCTTCAACCACTTCGACAGG AAGAGAAACGGCATGATGGATCCAGACGACTTCCGTGCCTGCCTCATCTCCATGGGTTACGATCTG GGTGAGGTGGAGTTTGCTCGCATCATGACCCTGGTGGACCCCAACAACACGGGCGTTGTGACCTTCCAAGCCTTCATCGACTTCATGACCCGCGAGACCGCCGAGACCGACACTGCAGAACAGGTCATGGCCTCCTTCAAGATTCTGGCTTCAGACAAG aATTACATCACAGTGGACGAGCTGCGCAGAGAGCTGCCTCCCGATCAGGCCGAGTACTGCATCAGCCGCATGACCCGGTACATCGGAGTCGACGGGTCCACCGGGGCCCTGGACTACATCTCCTTCTCCAGCGCCCTCTACGGGGAGAGCGACTTATAA